Proteins encoded in a region of the Triticum dicoccoides isolate Atlit2015 ecotype Zavitan chromosome 3A, WEW_v2.0, whole genome shotgun sequence genome:
- the LOC119268425 gene encoding S-type anion channel SLAH2-like encodes MELSNKDVQIQMASQLSEQSSREDLPSLLIQVPSRTIAGFDCVGRDAVTPAALNEQNSKDTVISIQAPATPPLVAPVRAYDDTQIPYSLSLSMPASPSGLHFSQFRAASVRRNEAHAAAAPSDTKQVEVQSPRLLQQTRFHSQPILHASQINDGARRAEGTRDKRFDPFKTFSGRLERQLSNLRGWPLDPMDLGSHHSKISEETDQVPGTDRYFDALEGPELDTLRATEVAVLPNDEQWPFLLRFPISAFGMVLGVSSQAILWKTLATAPPTVFLHVSLAVAHALWYISLALMGLVSCIYLLKIVFYFEAVRREFHHPIRANFFFAPWIACLFLVQGAPRELAQVHHGVWYMLMAPIFCLELKIYGQWMSGGQRRLSKVANPSNHLSIVGNFVGALLGAKMGIREGPIFFFAVGLAHYIVLFVTLYQRLPTNVTLPKELHPVFFLFVAAPSVASMAWAKINGEFDNGARIAYFIALFLYMSLAVRINFFRGFRFSLAWWAYTFPMTGASIATITYATEVTNVLTRTLSIGLSGIATVTVAGLLVTTMFHAFVLRDLFPNDVSIAITRRKSKFSKILAHFRSSSSDMKELVLSVSKSPNADSDSSVTETDPSVSKGKAEP; translated from the exons ATGGAGTTGAGCAACAAAGACGTCCAAATCCAAATGGCCAGCCAGCTGAGCGAGCAGTCGTCCAGAGAAGACCTCCCGTCGCTGCTCATCCAGGTTCCGTCGCGGACTATCGCCGGCTTCGACTGCGTCGGCCGGGACGCCGTCACCCCCGCCGCCCTGAACGAGCAGAACAGCAAGGACACTGTCATTAGCATCCAGGCGCCGGCGACCCCACCACTAGTTGCCCCTGTGCGCGCGTACGACGACACGCAGATACCCTACTCCCTTTCCCTCAGCATGCCGGCGTCGCCGTCGGGGCTCCACTTCTCGCAGTTCAGGGCGGCGTCCGTGCGCCGCAACGAGGCGCACGCGGCGGCGGCGCCCTCCGACACCAAGCAGGTGGAGGTGCAGTCACCGCGGCTGCTGCAGCAGACGCGGTTCCACtcgcagccgatcctccatgcgtCCCAGATCAACGACGGGGCGCGCAGGGCCGAAGGCACGCGCGACAAGAGGTTCGATCCGTTCAAGACCTTCTCCGGCCGGCTTGAGCGGCAGCTCTCCAACCTGCGCGGCTGGCCGCTGGACCCCATGGACCTCGGCTCCCACCATTCCAAGATCTCCGAGGAGACCGACCAGGTTCCGGGCACCGACCGCTACTTCGACGCCCTGGAAGGCCCCGAGCTCGACACCCTCAGG GCCACGGAGGTGGCGGTGCTGCCGAACGACGAGCAGTGGCCGTTCCTGCTGCGGTTCCCGATCAGCGCCTTCGGGATGGTCCTGGGCGTGAGCAGCCAGGCGATCCTGTGGAAGACGCTGGCGACGGCGCCGCCGACGGTGTTCCTGCACGTGAGCCTCGCGGTGGCCCACGCGCTGTGGTACATCTCGCTGGCGCTGATGGGCCTGGTGTCCTGCATCTACCTGCTCAAGATCGTCTTCTACTTCGAGGCGGTCCGGCGCGAGTTCCACCACCCTATACGCGCCAACTTCTTCTTCGCGCCATGGATCGCCTGCCTCTTCCTGGTGCAGGGCGCCCCGCGGGAGCTGGCCCAGGTGCACCACGGCGTCTGGTACATGCTCATGGCGCCCATCTTCTGCCTGGAGCTCAAGATCTACGGCCAGTGGATGTCCGGGGGCCAGCGCCGGCTCTCCAAGGTGGCCAACCCGTCCAACCACCTCTCCATCGTCGGCAACTTTGTCGGCGCGCTGCTGGGGGCCAAAATGGGCATCCGCGAGGGCCccatcttcttcttcgccgtcgggCTCGCGCACTACATTGTCCTGTTCGTCACGCTCTACCAGCGGCTCCCCACCAACGTCACGCTCCCTAAGGAGCTCCATCcggtcttcttcctcttcgtcgccgcCCCCAGCGTCGCCTCCATGGCCTGGGCCAAGATCAACGGCGAGTTCGACAACGGCGCCCGGATTGCCTATTTCATTGCGCTCTTCCTCTACATGTCACTG GCGGTGCGGATCAACTTCTTCAGAGGGTTCCGGTTCTCGCTGGCGTGGTGGGCGTACACGTTCCCGATGACCGGCGCGTCGATCGCGACCATAACGTACGCGACGGAGGTGACCAACGTGCTTACGCGGACGCTGTCCATCGGCCTCTCGGGCATTGCCACCGTCACGGTCGCCGGCCTGCTGGTGACCACCATGTTCCACGCCTTCGTGCTCAGGgacctcttccccaacgacgtctcCATCGCCATCACCCGGAGGAAGTCCAAGTTCAGCAAGATCCTCGCGCACTTCCGCTCCTCCAGCTCCGACATGAAGGAGCTCGTGCTCTCCGTCTCCAAGTCGCCCAACGCCGACTCCGATTCCTCGGTCACGGAGACCGATCCGTCCGTCTCCAAAGGCAAAGCCGAGCCGTAG